The Populus alba chromosome 4, ASM523922v2, whole genome shotgun sequence genome contains a region encoding:
- the LOC118038849 gene encoding CASP-like protein 5A2, producing the protein MSVSHASIHPVEDPTTTDGGNNNAPRVRMNDIQGMPGTKGGLALRLSQFVFAVTALSVMASTSDFASVTAFTYLVVAASLQCLWSLCLAIVDIYALLVMRSLQNYRIVISFAVGDGIASTFTFAAACASAGITVLIDNDLDSCDDNHCLQFETATAMAFISCFSALPSFLLNFWSLASR; encoded by the exons ATGAGTGTGAGCCATGCATCGATACATCCGGTGGAAGATCCGACGACGACGGATGGCGGAAACAATAACGCGCCGAGAGTGCGGATGAATGACATACAAGGGATGCCAGGCACCAAAGGCGGCCTTGCTTTGCGTCTCTCTCAGTTTGTATTTGCTGTTACGGCTCTTTCTGTCATGGCCTCCACCAGTGACTTCGCTTCTGTCACTGCATTCAC CTACCTAGTTGTGGCCGCTAGCTTGCAGTGCTTGTGGAGCCTTTGCTTGGCTATTGTTGATATTTATGCCCTTCTGGTGATGCGCTCATTGCAGAATTACAGGATTGTCATCTCTTTTGCCGTTGGTGATGGG ATAGCTTCCACGTTCACATTTGCTGCAGCTTGTGCTTCTGCTGGCATCACAGTCCTTATCGACAATGATCTCGACAGCTGTGATGATAACCATTGTTTGCAGTTCGAAACTGCTACAGCCATGGCATTCATCAGCTGTTTCTCTGCATTGCCATCTTTTCTCTTGAACTTTTGGTCACTGGCATCacgatga
- the LOC118038850 gene encoding homeobox-leucine zipper protein REVOLUTA: MAMEVAPLHRESSSSGNINKHLTDDGKYVRYTAEQVEALERVYAECPKPSSLRRQQLIRECPILANIEPKQIKVWFQNRRCREKQRKESSRLQTVNRKLTAMNKLLMEENDRLQKQVSQLVCENGFMRQQLQTAPTVTDASCDSVVATPQHSLRDANNPSGLLSIAEETLSEFLAKATGTAVEWVQMPGMKPGPDSIGIFSISQRCGGVAARACGLVSLEPKKIAEILKDRPSWFRDCRNLEVFTMFPAGNGGTIELVYSQIYAPTTLAPARDMWTLRYTTSLENGSLVVCERSLSGYGAGPDAAAAAQFVRAEMLPSGYLIRPCEGGSIIHIVDHLNLQAWSVPEVLRPLYESSKAVAQKMTIAALRYVRQVAHETSGEVVYGLGRQPAVLRTFNQRLSRGFNDAINGFNDDGWSLMNADGAEDVIIAVNSTKNLIGANNSAHSFSFLGGILCAKASMLLQDVHPAVLVCFLREHHAEWADFSVDAYSAALWKAGSYAYPGMRPMRFTGSQITMPLGHTIEQEELLEVIRLEGHSFAQEDAFVSQDIHLLQICSGIDENAVGACSELVFAPIDEMFPDDAPLLPSGFRIIPLESKAKDTQEVLTTNCTLDLTSSLEAGLAINHAAVDGSSSHSLRSVLTIAFQFPFESNLQDNVATMARQYVRSVISSVQRVAMAISPSGLSPVLGPKLSAGSPEALTLAHWICQSHSYHLGAELLRSDSVGGDSVLKHLWHHPDAILCCSLKSLPVFIFANQAGLDMLETTLVALQDITLDKIFNESGRKALYTEFAKLMQQGFACLPAGICMSTMGRNVSYEQAVAWKVLSAEENAVHCIAFSFVNWSFL; encoded by the exons ATGGCCATGGAAGTGGCCCCTCTGCACCGAGAGAGCAGCAGTAGTGGGAACATAAACAAGCACCTTACTGATGATGGGAAGTATGTTCGGTACACAGCAGAGCAAGTGGAGGCTCTTGAAAGAGTTTACGCGGAGTGCCCTAAGCCCAGCTCTTTGCGTAGGCAACAATTGATTAGAGAGTGCCCCATTTTAGCTAATATTGAGCCGAAGCAGATCAAAGTCTGGTTTCAAAATCGCAg GTGTAGAGAGAAGCAGAGAAAAGAGTCCTCAAGACTCCAGACTGTGAACAGGAAATTGACAGCAATGAATAAACTGTTGATGGAGGAGAATGATCGCCTTCAAAAACAGGTGTCACAGCTGGTGTGCGAAAATGGTTTCATGCGGCAACAACTGCAAACT GCACCAACAGTAACTGATGCAAGCTGTGACTCTGTGGTTGCCACTCCACAACATTCACTAAGAGATGCCAATAACCCTTCTGG actcCTCTCAATAGCAGAGGAGACCTTGTCAGAGTTCCTTGCAAAGGCCACAGGAACTGCTGTCGAGTGGGTCCAGATGCCTGGAatgaag CCTGGTCCGGATTCGATTGGGATTTTTTCCATTTCACAAAGGTGCGGTGGAGTGGCAGCAAGAGCCTGCGGTCTAGTAAGTTTAGAACCTAAAAAG ATTGCAGAGATCCTTAAAGATCGTCCATCTTGGTTCCGTGATTGTCGGAACCTTGAAGTTTTCACTATGTTTCCTGCTGGAAATGGTGGAACAATTGAACTAGTGTACAGTCAG ATATATGCTCCAACTACTCTTGCTCCAGCACGGGATATGTGGACTCTGAGATACACTACAAGTTTAGAGAATGGCAGCCTTGTG GTCTGTGAGAGATCACTTTCTGGTTATGGTGCTGGCCCCGATGCAGCTGCCGCTGCCCAGTTTGTGAGGGCTGAAATGCTTCCTAGTGGCTATTTGATAAGGCCATGTGAAGGAGGGTCAATTATCCACATCGTGGATCACCTGAATCTTCAG gCATGGAGTGTGCCTGAGGTGCTTCGACCACTTTATGAATCATCAAAAGCAGTGGCACAGAAAATGACCATTGCG GCACTGCGTTATGTCAGGCAAGTAGCTCATGAAACCAGTGGTGAGGTGGTGTATGGTTTGGGAAGGCAACCAGCTGTTCTGAGAACCTTTAACCAAAGATTAAGCAG AGGTTTCAATGATGCCATCAATGGGTTTAATGATGATGGCTGGTCACTAATGAATGCGGATGGAGCTGAGGATGTAATAATTGCAGTTAACTCAACCAAGAATTTGATTGGTGCTAATAATTCTGCTCATTCTTTTTCATTCTTGGGAGGGATTCTTTGTGCGAAAGCTTCCATGCTACTGCAA GATGTGCATCCTGCTGTGCTGGTCTGTTTCCTAAGGGAGCATCATGCTGAGTGGGCTGATTTCAGTGTTGATGCCTATTCTGCTGCATTGTGGAAGGCTGGTTCATATGCATATCCAGGAATGAGGCCCATGAGGTTTACTGGGAGCCAAATCACCATGCCACTGGGCCACAcaattgaacaagaagag TTGCTTGAAGTTATTCGACTTGAAGGCCATTCTTTTGCACAAGAAGATGCTTTTGTTTCACAGGACATCCATCTCCTACAG ATATGTAGTGGAATTGATGAGAATGCTGTTGGAGCCTGTTCTGAACTAGTTTTTGCTCCAATTGATGAAATGTTTCCAGATGATGCTCCACTGCTACCTTCTGGTTTCCGCATCATTCCTCTGGAATCAAAAGCA AAGGATACACAGGAGGTATTGACTACAAATTGTACTCTGGATCTAACATCAAGTCTTGAAGCGGGGCTGGCGATAAACCACGCTGCAGTGGATGGCTCATCGAGTCATAGTTTGCGATCAGTGTTGACTATTGCCTTCCAGTTCCCTTTTGAGAGCAATCTACAGGATAATGTTGCCACCATGGCACGTCAGTACGTACGTAGTGTGATTTCATCTGTCCAGAGGGTTGCCATGGCCATATCTCCATCAGGATTGAGTCCAGTTTTGGGACCAAAGCTATCTGCAGGATCTCCTGAAGCTCTAACCTTGGCTCACTGGATCTGCCAAAGTCACAG TTACCATTTAGGAGCAGAATTACTGAGATCTGATTCTGTGGGTGGAGATTCTGTCCTGAAACATCTATGGCATCATCCAGATGCAATTTTATGTTGTTCGTTGAAG TCGCTGCCAGTTTTCATCTTTGCCAATCAGGCAGGGCTTGACATGCTGGAGACAACTCTAGTGGCTCTACAAGATATCACACTCGATAAGATATTCAATGAATCTGGACGCAAGGCATTGTATACAGAATTTGCAAAGTTAATGCAACAG GGATTTGCATGCTTGCCTGCTGGAATCTGCATGTCAACAATGGGGCGTAATGTTTCATATGAGCAAGCTGTTGCTTGGAAAGTGCTTTCTGCAGAAGAGAACGCTGTTCATTGCATTGCTTTCTCTTTTGTAAACTGGTCTTTTTTGTGA